Proteins encoded by one window of Alkalinema sp. FACHB-956:
- a CDS encoding Rpn family recombination-promoting nuclease/putative transposase: MFDNLSKFLIQQYSQDFAAWLLGEPIALTELQPTELSIEPIRADSVILLKSQQVIVHCEFQTNPDQDLPFRMADYALRIYRKYPDRKLVQVVVYLRETTSDWVYVTQFAGNQLRHEFQVVRLWEQLPEVFLQRPGLLPYAVLTQTNDREALLREVARRLDEIPDRAQRSNLTVSSAVIAGLSLEKAVIQRILRREVMRESVIYQEWETVLKAEGRAEGRLEGRMEGRMEGRMEGRAEGLEEERRILAMKMLQEGLSLETISRITEYSIEQLEAMQEQIN; encoded by the coding sequence ATGTTTGACAACCTTTCTAAATTCCTGATTCAGCAATATTCCCAGGACTTTGCGGCTTGGTTGCTAGGGGAACCGATCGCGTTAACCGAACTGCAACCCACTGAATTGTCGATCGAACCGATTCGAGCGGATTCTGTAATTTTATTGAAATCGCAACAGGTGATTGTCCATTGTGAATTTCAAACCAATCCCGATCAGGATTTGCCGTTTCGCATGGCGGATTATGCGTTACGGATTTATCGCAAATATCCCGATCGAAAGTTAGTGCAAGTGGTGGTTTATTTACGGGAAACGACTTCGGATTGGGTCTACGTGACGCAGTTTGCAGGGAATCAACTTCGCCATGAGTTTCAAGTGGTGCGGTTGTGGGAGCAGTTGCCGGAAGTGTTTTTGCAACGGCCTGGATTGTTGCCCTATGCGGTGTTAACGCAAACGAACGATCGGGAAGCCTTGTTACGGGAAGTGGCGCGGCGGTTGGATGAGATTCCCGATCGGGCCCAGCGCAGCAATCTGACCGTGAGTAGTGCTGTGATAGCTGGGCTATCATTGGAGAAGGCGGTGATTCAGCGAATTCTCAGGAGGGAAGTGATGCGGGAATCGGTGATTTATCAAGAGTGGGAAACGGTACTCAAGGCAGAAGGCCGCGCGGAAGGTCGATTAGAAGGTCGGATGGAAGGTCGGATGGAAGGCCGGATGGAAGGTCGCGCGGAAGGGCTGGAAGAGGAACGGCGGATCCTGGCGATGAAGATGTTGCAGGAAGGCTTATCCCTGGAGACGATCTCGCGGATTACGGAATATTCGATCGAACAATTGGAAGCAATGCAAGAACAGATTAATTGA
- a CDS encoding DUF924 family protein, translated as MGQSEALFWEEDKAMGAIVRANQVLEFWFGAGWRDVVDLKPRSEWFQKDPNFDHAIRERFLDLYEKAIAHQLDAWMEQPEACLALVILLDQFSRNMFRGQAQAFAADSLALFVASHAIDLGFDEALPPVLRQFFFFPFEHSENLAHQSFAVAKFQQFVGDSDLENTYDYALRHRAVIEQFGRFPHRNAILGRDSTAEEIAFLQQPGSSF; from the coding sequence GTGGGACAGTCAGAGGCGTTGTTTTGGGAGGAGGACAAGGCGATGGGTGCGATCGTACGGGCCAATCAGGTTTTGGAGTTTTGGTTTGGGGCAGGGTGGCGAGATGTGGTGGATCTGAAGCCGCGATCGGAGTGGTTCCAAAAGGATCCAAATTTTGACCATGCCATTCGGGAGCGATTTTTGGATCTCTACGAGAAGGCGATCGCCCATCAATTGGATGCCTGGATGGAGCAACCGGAGGCTTGTTTGGCCTTGGTGATTTTGCTGGATCAGTTTTCTCGCAATATGTTTCGGGGGCAAGCCCAGGCGTTTGCAGCGGATAGCCTCGCGTTGTTTGTGGCCAGTCACGCGATCGACTTAGGCTTTGATGAGGCATTACCGCCAGTGTTGCGCCAGTTTTTCTTTTTTCCGTTTGAACATAGCGAAAACCTGGCCCATCAGAGCTTTGCGGTGGCTAAGTTTCAGCAATTTGTGGGAGATTCAGATTTGGAGAATACCTACGATTATGCCCTGCGACACCGGGCAGTGATTGAACAGTTTGGGCGGTTTCCCCACCGTAATGCAATCCTGGGGCGGGACAGTACGGCTGAAGAAATTGCCTTTCTCCAACAACCCGGCTCCTCATTTTGA
- a CDS encoding chloride channel protein, translating into MTIDPPAQSPATQPSPRLSVMVNQIQPSPETIVLILAVVVGTGAGMGVVTFRYLIDLIHHLLFADVMGKIGSWGSWTLAMMPAIGGLIIGGMRWRWKDFGPSVSALISSVQSSQEISPVRPVTKMVAAAISLGSGASLGPEGPSVEIGANLGVLLGQALQVSQERQRLLLGAGAAAGLAAGFNAPIAGVFFALEVVLGTTFATSAASVVLLSAVVSSLIAQIGLGSQPAFDLPSYEVRSPLELPLYIGLGLCASLVAIAYTQLNRFSQRAFQGKVERLQMLAKIPREIQPILGATCVGLVALKLPQVLGIGYETIEAMLRDVQFSIGLLLVLLVSKLVLTALCLGSGLVGGVFAPAMFLGATLGTAYGQALPKLLPMFADNIAAPPAYAMVGMAAVLATSARAPLTAILLLFELTRDYRIVLPLMAAVGLSVWLMDRFKAKQDKKIKQEVKEPETAATPTPAEVITEVIAEPATPDQQTLLLQRLRVKDLMQSHFLSLPASLPIPEAGLALTRHQSHSALVMEGSALLGILTLQDINRALTRHSSSPEDIAALANQPIASICTAKILSASPDETVSEALDRMAARGLRQLPVLDPDNPDRVIGMIDHDQVLLAGSLALTQEYLAPYLAPSTV; encoded by the coding sequence ATGACGATCGATCCGCCCGCCCAGAGTCCTGCGACCCAACCCTCTCCCCGCCTCTCGGTGATGGTCAATCAGATCCAACCCTCCCCAGAAACGATCGTGCTGATTTTGGCTGTCGTCGTGGGGACTGGCGCAGGCATGGGCGTCGTCACCTTTCGCTACCTGATCGACCTGATCCATCACCTCCTATTTGCCGATGTTATGGGCAAAATTGGCAGTTGGGGATCCTGGACCTTGGCCATGATGCCCGCGATCGGCGGCCTCATCATTGGCGGGATGCGGTGGCGCTGGAAAGACTTTGGCCCTAGCGTGTCCGCCCTCATTAGCTCCGTCCAAAGCAGCCAGGAAATTTCCCCCGTGCGACCAGTCACCAAAATGGTGGCAGCGGCAATCTCCTTGGGCTCCGGGGCATCCCTCGGCCCGGAAGGCCCCAGCGTCGAAATCGGGGCAAACCTAGGGGTGTTACTGGGACAGGCACTCCAAGTCTCCCAAGAACGGCAACGGTTACTCCTCGGAGCTGGAGCCGCAGCAGGGCTGGCCGCAGGATTTAACGCCCCGATCGCGGGGGTCTTTTTTGCCCTGGAAGTCGTCCTGGGCACCACCTTTGCCACCTCTGCCGCCAGTGTCGTGTTGCTCTCCGCCGTCGTATCTTCCCTGATTGCCCAGATTGGCCTCGGTTCCCAGCCTGCCTTCGATCTGCCCTCCTACGAAGTCCGTAGCCCCTTAGAACTCCCGCTCTACATTGGCCTCGGCCTCTGTGCTAGCCTAGTCGCGATCGCCTATACGCAATTGAATCGCTTCTCCCAGCGCGCCTTTCAGGGCAAGGTGGAACGGCTGCAAATGCTCGCGAAAATTCCTCGGGAAATTCAGCCGATTTTGGGAGCCACCTGTGTCGGATTGGTTGCCCTGAAATTGCCCCAGGTGCTGGGCATTGGTTACGAGACGATCGAGGCTATGCTGCGGGATGTGCAATTTTCGATCGGGCTATTGCTGGTGCTGCTGGTGAGCAAACTGGTGTTAACGGCACTGTGCCTGGGCAGTGGTTTGGTGGGTGGCGTCTTTGCCCCGGCGATGTTTCTGGGGGCCACCTTGGGAACTGCCTACGGTCAAGCCTTGCCCAAGCTGTTACCCATGTTTGCCGATAACATCGCTGCCCCCCCAGCCTACGCCATGGTGGGAATGGCCGCCGTTCTCGCCACCAGTGCCAGAGCGCCCCTGACAGCCATTTTGCTGCTGTTTGAACTGACTCGCGACTATCGCATTGTCCTTCCCCTGATGGCAGCGGTGGGATTGAGCGTCTGGCTGATGGATCGCTTTAAGGCCAAGCAGGACAAAAAAATCAAACAAGAAGTCAAGGAGCCAGAAACCGCTGCAACCCCGACCCCAGCGGAAGTGATTACGGAAGTGATTGCTGAACCCGCTACCCCCGATCAACAAACCCTGTTGTTGCAACGGCTGCGGGTGAAAGATTTGATGCAGTCGCACTTTTTAAGCCTGCCCGCTTCCCTGCCAATTCCCGAAGCAGGGCTGGCGCTCACCCGACACCAATCCCATAGCGCCTTGGTCATGGAGGGTTCCGCACTGCTGGGCATTCTGACCCTGCAAGACATTAACCGCGCCTTGACCCGCCATAGCAGCAGCCCCGAGGACATTGCAGCCCTGGCCAATCAACCGATCGCCAGTATTTGTACCGCAAAAATTCTCTCCGCTTCCCCCGATGAAACCGTCAGCGAAGCCCTCGATCGCATGGCAGCGCGCGGACTGCGACAGTTGCCCGTCCTAGATCCGGACAATCCCGATCGGGTCATCGGCATGATTGACCATGACCAAGTGCTGTTGGCCGGCAGTCTGGCGCTAACCCAGGAATATCTAGCGCCCTATCTCGCCCCCTCTACGGTCTAG
- a CDS encoding diguanylate cyclase — MFDFPGIEVTEQIYASLNSVIYRGHSSHTPHPIILKVLNQQYPNPQSLANYRREYEILSKLQVEPVIQIYDFQAYQNTCFLVLEDFGGRSLNVFQAQQPFSVQTVLELAIQIAQALDIIHQHQVIHKDINPSNIVWNSTTGELKLIDFGLSVVQSRSQPTFSQNNVLEGTLAYISPEQTGRTNHAIDCRTDFYSLGVTLYELLTHQLPFETLEPLELIHCHLAQQPCPPHELNADIPQSLSAIVMKLLAKMPEDRYQSAYGLQADLEHCLAQWHQGVRHVFRLGQLDRSDRFQVSSKLYGREQAIEQLLDTFAQTQRGSAQLTVISGYAGIGKSRLVQEVAQPIAERQGRLISGKFAQLQRSRPYSAIVEALRMLMKQLLSSDEITLQKWRSQILDAVGNNGQVIIQAIPEVEWLIGPQPDILPLPSQEAQNRFNRVFQEFLRIFCQTDHPLVLFLDDLQWADNATLQWLEFTFLDSAFEGLMIVGAYRDREVDEAHPLLQTLNKLTGRGVAIGAIELVPLALESVEHMVADTLYCEITQAAPLAELILTKTQGNPFFIGEFLKTLYAEKLIHFDYSQRAWQWDVERIQSEQITNNVVDLLIDQIQKLPPSAQRLLQMAACLGNYFDLATLALLEQDAVQTIATQLWPALGQGFIVPDYRYGASTDTLAGVPLQYRFAHDRIQQAVDLLIPTAQKQQFHWRIGQAFLNHSTLQAQADRLFDLVNHLNQGPVMLYDRAVKQHLAELNLKAGRKARDANAYDIALDYFVTGLGYLEQQSWQCQYRLVLMLLEAAADAALLCGKFTVMEHYLDEILNNTTSLLDQMNAHEIRIQSYVARQQTEQAILYGIERFQQFGLKVQRQVRMMTLLPDLLRLQRVLKRSWQRIAELPIMTDPTARAITQIMDSLGGSLYVSSRNLLLWNTIQGIQLSLQHGAAPSSPLQYGAFGLMLCNVMGKVELGYRIAQQAIALTHKLENRRTEVRLGMVFQSFIRHWKEPARCLLDPLLELHYRAIEVGDFEYAAACLFFRVSYGVWVGQELNQLLQDCEIYYPMMQSLRQPRTLMVFRLVWQTLLNLQLPSPEQAVQFAGVRYDETNPEAQVFVDPSSQFNFHYQKLFLAYLFGEYELAQQHLTHLKPLQQGALGRLMRSGRHFFEALTCLAQWSEIHPLQRFQWMRRIRTAQKQLQHRAKYVPSDYQHKVWLIEAECCRVQRQPLKAMGYYDRAIDAARKQGFLQEVAIACELATGFYLELNQVKIAQWYFQEACYWFKRWGATAKVKHLEIKYSQLLVGILGQNTDHSGDYLQTSLNPLRDSVNSHSSQLDLMTVMKSSQALSQEIVLDRLLEKFMATILENTGADRGVLLLESETGWYAATSRSLDLSIHNLEKPSRSVDLAHQIALSIVNYVAHTQETIVLDDLTNYHSQFSQDPYIQTVEPKSILATPLIHQGNFLGVVYLENKLSRATFTVARSDIVKVLCAQAAISIENARLYAFQKEQAQILEQKVMERTAALAAANEELQRLATLDGLTQVANRRAFDHYLQREWQHLLRDQRSLGLILCDVDYFKRYNDHYGHQGGDTCLQTVAQTIQASVKRSTDLVARYGGEEFAIILPNTTIEGAFQIAETIRLNIAYLKLPHAQSEVSECVSLSLGVTAIVPAQNLTPEQLIQQADAALYAAKQQGRNRVIIYQSQS, encoded by the coding sequence ATGTTTGATTTTCCAGGCATTGAGGTAACTGAACAGATTTATGCAAGTCTGAATTCTGTAATTTATCGGGGACATTCTAGCCACACGCCGCACCCAATCATTCTGAAAGTTCTGAACCAGCAGTATCCCAATCCTCAATCCTTGGCCAATTATCGTCGGGAATACGAGATCTTATCCAAATTGCAGGTTGAGCCAGTCATTCAAATCTATGACTTTCAGGCATATCAGAATACTTGCTTTCTGGTGCTGGAGGACTTTGGGGGGCGATCGCTGAATGTTTTCCAAGCGCAGCAGCCTTTTTCTGTCCAAACGGTTTTGGAGTTAGCGATTCAGATTGCCCAAGCCTTAGATATCATTCACCAACACCAGGTCATTCATAAAGATATTAATCCCAGTAATATTGTCTGGAATTCGACGACTGGTGAGTTAAAACTCATTGATTTTGGACTTTCTGTGGTGCAATCGCGATCGCAACCCACATTTTCTCAGAATAATGTGCTGGAGGGTACTCTGGCCTACATTTCTCCGGAGCAGACGGGACGAACGAACCATGCCATTGATTGCCGCACAGATTTCTACAGTCTGGGGGTGACTTTGTATGAGTTACTGACCCATCAGTTACCTTTTGAGACCCTTGAGCCCTTGGAGTTAATTCATTGCCACCTAGCACAACAACCCTGTCCCCCCCATGAGTTAAATGCTGATATTCCGCAAAGTTTGTCGGCGATCGTGATGAAGCTTTTAGCCAAAATGCCGGAGGATCGTTATCAAAGTGCCTACGGATTGCAAGCGGATTTAGAACATTGCCTCGCACAGTGGCACCAGGGGGTGCGCCATGTGTTTCGCTTGGGACAATTGGATCGATCGGATCGGTTTCAGGTATCGTCTAAACTGTATGGACGGGAGCAGGCGATCGAACAGTTATTGGACACCTTTGCGCAAACCCAACGGGGATCTGCACAACTGACCGTCATTTCAGGGTATGCGGGCATTGGGAAATCTAGACTCGTGCAGGAAGTGGCGCAACCCATTGCTGAGCGTCAAGGGCGGTTGATTTCTGGTAAATTTGCGCAATTGCAGCGATCGAGACCCTATAGCGCGATCGTAGAAGCGCTGCGAATGCTGATGAAGCAGTTACTCAGTTCTGATGAGATCACTTTGCAGAAATGGCGATCGCAGATTTTAGACGCTGTGGGCAATAACGGACAGGTGATTATTCAAGCGATTCCTGAAGTGGAATGGTTAATTGGGCCACAGCCGGACATTCTCCCCTTACCCTCCCAAGAAGCTCAAAATCGTTTTAATCGTGTCTTTCAGGAGTTTTTGAGGATATTTTGTCAAACGGATCATCCGTTAGTGTTGTTTCTGGATGATTTGCAATGGGCTGATAATGCGACTTTACAATGGTTAGAATTCACCTTTTTAGATAGCGCATTTGAAGGCTTGATGATTGTGGGAGCCTATCGCGATCGAGAGGTGGATGAAGCCCATCCCCTCCTGCAAACATTGAACAAACTGACCGGTCGGGGAGTGGCGATTGGGGCGATCGAACTTGTTCCGTTGGCGTTAGAATCCGTAGAGCACATGGTGGCTGATACGTTGTACTGCGAAATCACCCAAGCGGCTCCCCTGGCAGAACTCATTCTGACAAAAACCCAAGGCAATCCTTTTTTTATTGGTGAATTTCTGAAAACGTTGTACGCGGAAAAATTAATTCATTTTGATTATTCGCAACGGGCTTGGCAATGGGATGTTGAACGAATTCAGAGTGAACAAATTACCAATAATGTCGTTGATTTGTTAATTGATCAAATTCAAAAACTGCCGCCTTCGGCTCAACGGTTACTCCAAATGGCAGCCTGTTTGGGCAATTACTTTGATCTGGCAACGCTAGCTCTGCTGGAGCAGGACGCTGTGCAAACGATCGCGACTCAACTCTGGCCTGCCTTGGGTCAGGGATTTATTGTGCCAGATTATCGCTACGGAGCGAGCACGGATACCCTGGCGGGGGTGCCGTTGCAATATCGATTTGCCCACGATCGCATTCAACAGGCCGTTGATTTATTAATTCCCACGGCGCAGAAACAACAATTCCATTGGCGAATTGGGCAAGCCTTCCTCAACCACAGTACCCTTCAAGCGCAGGCCGATCGCCTGTTTGATCTGGTCAATCACCTGAATCAGGGGCCGGTGATGCTGTACGATCGCGCGGTCAAACAGCATTTAGCGGAATTGAATCTGAAAGCAGGTCGCAAAGCTAGAGATGCCAATGCCTATGACATTGCCCTTGATTACTTTGTAACAGGTTTAGGATATTTAGAACAGCAGTCTTGGCAATGCCAATATCGACTGGTTTTAATGCTGTTGGAAGCGGCGGCTGATGCGGCTTTGTTATGTGGCAAATTCACAGTTATGGAGCATTATTTAGATGAAATTTTGAACAATACAACTTCACTGTTAGATCAGATGAATGCCCACGAGATCCGTATTCAATCCTATGTTGCGCGGCAGCAAACGGAACAGGCGATTCTTTACGGCATTGAGCGTTTTCAACAATTTGGACTGAAGGTTCAGCGGCAGGTTCGGATGATGACGCTCCTGCCCGATCTGCTGCGGCTCCAGCGGGTATTAAAACGATCGTGGCAACGGATTGCTGAATTGCCAATCATGACTGACCCAACCGCTCGGGCGATCACCCAAATCATGGATAGCTTGGGGGGTTCACTATACGTATCAAGCCGCAATCTACTTCTGTGGAATACGATTCAGGGTATCCAACTTTCCTTGCAGCACGGGGCAGCCCCTTCCTCTCCGTTGCAATATGGAGCCTTTGGATTGATGCTATGTAATGTGATGGGCAAGGTGGAATTGGGATATCGGATTGCCCAACAAGCGATCGCGCTGACTCATAAATTGGAGAATCGACGCACTGAAGTTCGGTTGGGGATGGTCTTTCAAAGTTTTATCCGTCACTGGAAAGAACCCGCTCGGTGCCTCCTAGATCCCCTTTTGGAACTGCACTATCGCGCGATCGAAGTGGGCGATTTTGAATATGCGGCGGCTTGCTTATTTTTTCGAGTGAGCTACGGGGTTTGGGTGGGACAAGAGCTGAATCAGCTGCTGCAGGACTGTGAAATCTATTACCCGATGATGCAAAGCCTACGTCAACCGCGAACTTTAATGGTATTTCGGTTAGTTTGGCAAACTTTGCTCAATTTACAACTGCCCTCCCCTGAGCAAGCCGTGCAATTTGCAGGCGTGCGGTATGACGAAACCAATCCGGAGGCTCAGGTCTTTGTCGATCCATCATCTCAGTTTAACTTTCACTATCAAAAGTTATTCCTAGCGTATTTGTTTGGCGAGTATGAACTGGCACAACAGCACCTCACACACCTGAAGCCTTTGCAACAAGGGGCGCTCGGTCGCCTGATGCGATCGGGGCGGCATTTTTTCGAGGCGTTAACCTGCTTGGCACAGTGGTCAGAAATTCATCCCCTGCAACGATTCCAATGGATGCGACGCATTCGGACTGCCCAGAAACAATTACAACACCGGGCCAAGTATGTGCCCTCCGATTATCAGCATAAAGTGTGGCTGATTGAAGCCGAATGCTGCCGGGTTCAACGTCAACCCTTAAAGGCCATGGGATATTACGATCGGGCAATTGATGCAGCCCGCAAGCAAGGCTTTTTACAGGAGGTGGCAATCGCCTGTGAGTTAGCAACTGGGTTCTATTTAGAATTAAACCAGGTGAAAATTGCGCAATGGTATTTTCAAGAAGCTTGCTATTGGTTTAAACGCTGGGGAGCAACCGCAAAAGTCAAGCATTTAGAAATCAAATATTCTCAATTATTGGTGGGTATTTTAGGACAGAATACAGATCATTCTGGTGATTACTTACAAACTTCCCTGAATCCGTTGCGAGACAGTGTAAATAGTCATTCTTCCCAATTAGATTTAATGACAGTGATGAAATCATCGCAGGCATTGTCGCAGGAAATTGTCCTCGATCGCTTACTCGAAAAATTCATGGCAACCATTTTAGAAAATACTGGAGCCGATCGGGGGGTGTTATTACTGGAGTCGGAAACGGGCTGGTATGCTGCAACATCGCGATCGTTGGATCTGAGCATACACAATCTAGAGAAGCCATCCCGTTCGGTTGACTTGGCCCATCAAATCGCACTTTCGATCGTCAACTATGTGGCGCATACCCAGGAAACCATTGTTCTAGACGATCTGACTAACTACCATAGTCAATTCAGCCAAGACCCCTATATCCAAACAGTAGAACCCAAGTCAATTTTAGCGACACCTTTGATTCATCAGGGCAACTTTTTAGGGGTGGTTTATTTAGAAAATAAGCTTTCGCGGGCGACTTTTACCGTTGCGCGATCGGACATTGTTAAAGTGCTGTGTGCCCAAGCAGCCATTTCGATCGAAAATGCTCGCTTATATGCGTTTCAGAAAGAACAGGCCCAAATCCTAGAGCAAAAGGTTATGGAGCGCACAGCCGCCCTTGCGGCAGCCAATGAAGAGTTACAACGGTTAGCGACCTTAGATGGTTTAACGCAGGTGGCCAATCGGCGGGCGTTTGATCACTACTTGCAGCGGGAATGGCAACACCTCCTGCGGGATCAGCGCTCCCTGGGGCTAATTCTCTGCGATGTCGATTACTTCAAACGCTATAACGATCACTATGGCCATCAGGGAGGAGATACCTGTTTGCAAACCGTAGCCCAGACCATTCAAGCCTCCGTTAAGCGATCGACGGATTTAGTTGCCCGCTATGGGGGGGAGGAATTTGCCATCATTTTGCCCAATACCACGATCGAAGGTGCGTTTCAAATTGCTGAAACGATTCGTCTGAATATTGCCTATCTCAAACTGCCCCATGCCCAATCGGAAGTAAGTGAGTGCGTTAGTCTGAGCTTGGGGGTAACGGCAATTGTTCCGGCACAGAATCTGACTCCGGAGCAGTTAATTCAACAAGCAGATGCAGCATTGTACGCAGCCAAGCAGCAGGGTCGAAATCGCGTGATCATTTACCAATCTCAGTCATGA
- a CDS encoding AMIN domain-containing protein, which yields MENATFTSQLTAIFHNSLAGKAPHRFGVFLSLGLGLGTIAAPAALATPLDGWKYDPSTNQLEFVITDGIQPRHFLMAQPARIIVDLPDTQIGSAPAQQTFTTGAIRQITVNQLQPNLTRLILEMSPDAVFARGQVAIERLGDGDRNLSDRWRVQPLLAQSSLAKPIAVKSPTQPIPDRLSFAAPSVAGSNASSSTSASLDRFNRSNEPVTPPSPADYPPGMATIVQPADLNSANLTNPATPAKPQATATVTPTTATPTPRIELPKAIVTVPAPKAPTGTAAIPATIKTPVKTPVKTPVKTPVKTPTALPTAPISQPTVSPATAPTTPAIADPTTPPPPRLEPTTLTQLAPPPNASPAAAPGSTLPPAPPAILASNPTANLPDTLPPAESTQTVPSAPTVSVPPLPPLPTTIVQPSALPNNQPPASLQPQKVAIPVPAPSAPKANPIPGQWPAHIPKPNALPPEPALSPAIAPAQPVAQPMVPPPSIAPPVILQPAATMPQPAIAPSQIEFGQPLPNAAQSAAPGLPQGTVPIAMPQAVPMGSFPAIVNPSANGLVLPVGTALAVRYTGISNLTLQKNEARQEILVLQSPIIDRIGKPIAPEGSLVLGRFESSAAGSRFIAQTISIQGQNFPLSAESNALGGVRQPSEKNLLQNSGIGALAGIIVGGLSGGNFIGGAAAGAAITYATAPKSTTIQPGQVLEIRLNQDFVIPTRNTVSQVPAISQ from the coding sequence ATGGAAAACGCCACATTCACATCTCAGTTAACAGCCATCTTTCACAACTCGTTAGCCGGGAAGGCACCCCATCGGTTTGGAGTATTCCTGTCCCTAGGGCTGGGTCTGGGCACGATCGCTGCACCTGCTGCTTTGGCGACCCCCTTGGATGGCTGGAAATACGACCCCAGCACCAATCAACTGGAATTCGTCATCACCGATGGCATTCAGCCGCGTCACTTTTTGATGGCGCAACCCGCGCGGATTATTGTCGATCTGCCCGATACCCAAATCGGCTCCGCCCCCGCCCAGCAAACCTTTACCACTGGAGCCATTCGGCAGATTACGGTGAACCAATTGCAGCCGAATCTCACCCGACTGATCCTCGAAATGTCTCCGGATGCGGTGTTCGCCCGTGGACAGGTGGCGATCGAACGGCTGGGAGATGGCGATCGCAATCTGAGCGATCGTTGGCGAGTGCAACCCCTGTTGGCCCAGTCCTCCTTGGCGAAACCGATCGCAGTCAAGTCCCCTACCCAGCCTATTCCCGATCGGTTGTCTTTTGCAGCTCCATCGGTGGCTGGTTCTAATGCGTCTTCTAGTACGTCTGCAAGCCTCGATCGCTTCAATCGCAGCAATGAACCCGTAACGCCCCCCAGCCCCGCCGATTATCCCCCCGGCATGGCTACGATCGTGCAGCCTGCTGACCTGAATTCAGCGAACTTAACGAATCCCGCTACGCCAGCTAAACCCCAAGCTACAGCAACGGTCACACCAACGACGGCCACGCCAACGCCCCGGATAGAATTGCCCAAGGCGATCGTGACGGTTCCAGCGCCTAAAGCTCCGACAGGAACCGCCGCGATTCCAGCCACCATCAAAACGCCTGTCAAAACGCCTGTTAAAACGCCTGTCAAAACGCCTGTTAAAACGCCTACAGCACTTCCTACGGCTCCCATCTCCCAACCCACTGTCAGCCCAGCGACCGCTCCCACGACCCCGGCGATCGCCGATCCCACGACTCCACCGCCCCCCCGCTTGGAACCCACTACGCTAACCCAATTAGCCCCGCCCCCTAATGCAAGTCCAGCGGCGGCCCCTGGTTCCACCCTACCGCCCGCCCCGCCTGCAATCCTGGCCTCAAATCCCACTGCGAACCTTCCAGATACCCTACCACCAGCGGAATCTACCCAAACCGTTCCCAGCGCGCCAACAGTGTCTGTGCCGCCGTTGCCGCCGTTGCCAACCACGATCGTGCAACCTTCTGCGTTACCCAACAATCAGCCCCCCGCGTCCCTCCAGCCCCAAAAGGTCGCGATTCCTGTACCTGCACCCAGTGCGCCAAAAGCAAACCCCATTCCGGGACAGTGGCCGGCCCACATTCCCAAACCCAATGCGCTCCCACCTGAGCCTGCGCTGAGCCCTGCGATCGCGCCAGCCCAACCCGTGGCGCAGCCGATGGTTCCACCCCCGTCGATCGCGCCTCCCGTCATTCTGCAACCGGCGGCAACCATGCCCCAACCCGCGATCGCGCCTTCCCAGATCGAATTTGGTCAGCCCTTACCCAATGCTGCCCAAAGTGCAGCCCCAGGATTACCCCAAGGAACCGTACCCATCGCGATGCCTCAAGCGGTCCCCATGGGAAGTTTTCCCGCGATCGTCAACCCCAGCGCCAATGGGCTAGTCTTGCCTGTAGGAACGGCTCTAGCAGTCCGTTACACCGGCATTAGCAATCTCACCTTGCAGAAAAATGAAGCCCGCCAGGAAATTCTCGTCTTACAAAGTCCCATCATCGATCGCATTGGGAAACCGATCGCGCCGGAAGGAAGTCTAGTCCTAGGTCGCTTTGAAAGCAGTGCTGCGGGGAGTCGTTTTATTGCACAAACGATCTCCATTCAAGGCCAAAACTTTCCCCTGTCTGCGGAATCCAATGCCTTGGGCGGCGTCCGTCAGCCCTCTGAAAAGAATTTGCTACAAAACTCGGGAATTGGCGCACTGGCGGGGATTATCGTCGGGGGGCTATCCGGTGGTAACTTTATTGGCGGAGCTGCTGCTGGGGCTGCCATTACCTATGCTACGGCTCCTAAATCAACGACTATCCAACCGGGTCAAGTCTTGGAAATTCGGCTCAATCAAGACTTTGTTATTCCAACCAGAAATACAGTGAGTCAAGTGCCAGCAATCAGCCAGTAA